A section of the Triticum dicoccoides isolate Atlit2015 ecotype Zavitan chromosome 7A, WEW_v2.0, whole genome shotgun sequence genome encodes:
- the LOC119329945 gene encoding deSI-like protein At4g17486: MTRGPMPSQTHLTVTPPPGRKEIVSGPDSDSLARRRLVVFPFRPSPQAPSQFRIASLAPDQNPNPRSTYGLAVDWRASPATLLGISLERGGRGEAMGGAISVGAAATGEYPVVLNVYDLTPLNNYVHWCGLGIFHSAVEVHGSEYSFGAHDLPTSGVFEVEPKSCPGFLYRSSIFIGLTSLHPLEFRDFIQRMASEYHGDTYHLISKNCNHFTDDLSTRLTGKPIPGWVNRLAKLGAFCNCLLPESMRLESTETKNLTDYHFSDDSNLTINDNFDDDDIEDKHLLSESSVSENAIVKEVHR, from the exons ATGACACGCGGACCCATGCCATCGCAGACCCACCTGACTGTGACTCCACCACCGGGACGCAAGGAAATTGTTTCCGGACCCGACTCCGACTCGCTCGCTCGTCGTCGACTCGTCGTCTTCCCTTTCCGTCCCTCACCCCAAGCTCCGTCGCAGTTCCGCATCGCCTCCCTCGCCCCAGatcaaaaccctaaccctaggagCACTTACGGCCTCGCCGTCGACTGGCGCGCGTCCCCGGCGACCCTGCTCGGGATCTCCTTGGAGAGGGGAGGAAGGGGGGAGGCGATGGGCGGCGCGATCTCCGTCGGCGCAGCGGCGACGGGGGAGTACCCGGTGGTTCTCAACGTGTACGACCTCACGCCTCTAAACAACTACGTCCACTGGTGCGGCCTCGGCATCTTCCACTCCGCCGTCGAAG TCCATGGATCGGAGTACAGTTTTGGAGCTCATGACCTTCCAACAAGTGGTGTTTTTGAGGTTGAACCAAAGAGCTGTCCAGGCTTCTTGTACAGATCTTCAATTTTCATAGGCCTTACAAGTCTACATCCCTTGGAATTTCGAGATTTCATTCAGAGAATGGCCTCGGAGTATCATGGGGATACATACCACCTCATTTCTAAGAATTGTAACCACTTCACGGATGATCTCAGCACCAGATTGACAGGAAAGCCAATTCCTGGTTGGGTTAACAGACTTGCTAAGCTAG GTGCGTTTTGCAACTGCCTTCTACCAGAAAGTATGCGGTTGGAGTCAACTGAGACAAAGAACCTCACGGACTACCATTTCTCTG ATGATTCCAACTTAACCATCAATGACAACTTTGACGATGACGACATTGAAGACAAACACTTGCTTTCAGAATCttctgtcagtgaaaatgcaattgTAAAGGAAGTCCACAGGTGA